One Moorella sp. E308F DNA segment encodes these proteins:
- a CDS encoding M23 family metallopeptidase, producing MHRFVNILAKFKWIGLIGLLGSITGNAYLKLFWLFFLLGFIEIFSNLPAFYQSIQQLLSYPLILFRHRFRLPSKDNYVGMTEYILPFKGQWYVANGGVDKRTSHSWGVWPQRYAYDFVIVDESGKTCSGSGKQLQDYYCYGKDILAPADGEIVSMADGHPESKVYGDGRAECRAKDIRGNFITLKHNEKEFSTIAHLMPNSITVTLGQKVVRGQVIARCGNSGNTSEPHVHFQLNDGRSFFASAGLPVKFKNVLAKENGKTGLADYIVKGQSVENRL from the coding sequence ATGCACAGGTTTGTAAATATTCTGGCAAAATTTAAATGGATCGGCTTAATTGGGCTATTGGGCAGCATCACCGGCAATGCTTACCTTAAGCTTTTCTGGCTGTTCTTTTTGCTTGGGTTTATTGAGATATTCAGCAATCTGCCGGCATTCTACCAGAGTATTCAACAGCTTCTCTCTTATCCTTTGATATTATTCCGCCATCGTTTTCGTCTGCCGTCAAAAGATAATTATGTCGGTATGACGGAATACATATTGCCCTTTAAGGGACAGTGGTACGTCGCAAACGGCGGCGTAGACAAGAGAACCTCCCATTCCTGGGGCGTGTGGCCGCAGCGCTATGCCTATGATTTTGTTATAGTTGATGAAAGTGGAAAAACCTGCTCCGGCAGCGGCAAGCAGCTGCAGGATTATTACTGCTACGGGAAAGACATTCTAGCGCCTGCCGACGGTGAAATTGTTAGTATGGCCGACGGGCATCCTGAAAGCAAGGTATATGGTGACGGCAGGGCTGAATGCAGGGCGAAAGATATCCGCGGAAATTTTATTACGCTCAAACATAATGAAAAAGAGTTCAGCACCATCGCTCACCTCATGCCCAACAGCATAACCGTTACATTAGGTCAGAAGGTTGTCCGGGGGCAAGTAATTGCCAGATGCGGCAACTCCGGGAATACCAGCGAACCCCATGTTCATTTTCAATTGAATGACGGGAGAAGCTTTTTTGCTTCCGCGGGACTGCCTGTTAAGTTTAAAAATGTGTTGGCAAAAGAAAACGGGAAAACAGGTCTCGCAGATTATATCGTTAAAGGTCAATCCGTAGAAAACAGGTTGTGA
- the rlmD gene encoding 23S rRNA (uracil(1939)-C(5))-methyltransferase RlmD, which produces MEKVDITGLTHEGAGVGRLQDGLAVFVPGALPGERVKIELVARKKNYALARLLEIEKASPDRVLPPCPEAHHCGGCHLQHLDYRAQLLWKRRLVVEALQRLGGLRDIRVLPVVGMANPWGYRNKVRLHVARGRLGFYRPGSHEVVPSSHCPLLPAGLLELAREMARLLPGLAPGLKHVTLRQGRATGELLVALEVEAGWPGGKELAVKLAGRFLELVGVVALPFNNSREAVEETILYGRDYLEERLGELRFHISATTFFQVNTVQAETLYNQAAAFTSLQGGEEVLDAYCGSGAIALWLSRQAGRVTGVEVVAEAIAYARRNAALNNITNTRFRAGAAEVVLPRLAGAGYRPEVVILDPPRAGCDRRVLAAVAAMAPGRVVYVSCNPATLARDLAYLREAGFTPGPVQPVDLFPHTRHVECVVLMQNVKNG; this is translated from the coding sequence ATGGAAAAGGTTGACATTACCGGGTTAACCCATGAAGGGGCTGGCGTGGGGCGCTTGCAGGACGGCCTGGCTGTTTTTGTACCAGGGGCCCTGCCGGGGGAAAGGGTAAAAATAGAACTGGTAGCCAGGAAGAAGAATTATGCCCTGGCCCGGCTGCTGGAGATCGAAAAAGCCTCCCCGGACCGGGTGTTGCCTCCCTGTCCAGAGGCGCACCATTGCGGCGGCTGCCACCTGCAGCACCTGGACTACCGGGCCCAGCTGCTGTGGAAACGGCGTCTGGTTGTAGAAGCCTTGCAGCGCCTGGGAGGTTTGCGGGACATCCGGGTCTTGCCGGTTGTGGGAATGGCCAATCCTTGGGGCTACCGCAATAAGGTACGGCTCCATGTGGCGAGAGGCCGGCTGGGCTTTTATCGGCCGGGAAGCCATGAAGTAGTACCCTCTTCTCATTGCCCCCTCTTACCTGCCGGTCTCCTGGAACTGGCCCGGGAGATGGCCCGGCTGCTACCGGGGCTGGCTCCGGGCCTCAAGCACGTGACCCTGCGCCAGGGCCGGGCTACAGGGGAGTTGCTGGTAGCCCTGGAGGTTGAGGCGGGCTGGCCGGGCGGCAAGGAGTTAGCGGTGAAACTGGCCGGCCGCTTCCTGGAGCTGGTGGGAGTGGTAGCCTTGCCTTTTAATAACAGCAGGGAGGCGGTTGAGGAAACTATCCTCTACGGCCGGGATTACCTGGAGGAGCGTCTGGGAGAACTACGCTTCCATATCTCTGCTACTACCTTCTTTCAGGTTAACACCGTCCAGGCTGAGACCCTCTACAACCAGGCAGCAGCCTTTACCAGCCTGCAGGGCGGCGAAGAGGTCCTCGATGCCTACTGCGGCAGCGGGGCCATTGCCTTGTGGTTGAGCCGGCAGGCGGGAAGGGTTACCGGGGTAGAAGTGGTAGCGGAGGCCATTGCGTACGCCCGGCGCAATGCTGCTTTAAATAACATTACCAATACGAGGTTCCGTGCCGGGGCCGCCGAGGTAGTATTACCCCGCCTGGCCGGGGCAGGCTACCGGCCGGAAGTTGTTATCCTGGACCCGCCCCGGGCCGGCTGCGACCGCCGGGTACTGGCGGCAGTGGCGGCCATGGCACCCGGGCGGGTTGTCTACGTTTCCTGTAACCCGGCAACTTTAGCCCGGGACCTGGCCTACCTGCGAGAAGCCGGCTTCACCCCGGGCCCGGTGCAGCCGGTGGACTTGTTTCCCCACACCCGTCATGTTGAGTGCGTGGTTCTGATGCAAAATGTAAAGAACGGATAA
- a CDS encoding YeeE/YedE thiosulfate transporter family protein, translating to MTSKTVLSDASKGSYVWQSIKGGWLRIFTEPWPIGVGVFALTITNLFMFMYARALGVFPQMAMWGSWLYNLVGIKTESPFIPYPVKPIYLDMHSLIDIGIIAGTLGASLLAREFKIRKEDWQGYLWGAAGGILMGLGTVLMPPCNIGGFWVATMAFSLSGPLSAVGLLLGAYVGGKILQYQMRKALQKLDFTTAPKGETKAAEVLSRQPQWGVLVFSLSLLIAVIYYIAGMPKNTGLFLFGILFGLIIQRSRLCFVAAFREILVSRDGKVMKWLLLGMAVGAMGFAILKAQGYQPAHMVFPAGWHNIGGGFIFGIGMVLAGGCGVGILARSGEGYTRSWVAILTAMLTSGAWVHIYGQKVGQGWLYGKPVYLPQLWGWGGALAFIYGFLLLFYLFILWVEAGKHERA from the coding sequence TTGACCAGCAAAACGGTTTTGAGTGATGCGAGCAAAGGAAGTTATGTATGGCAATCTATAAAAGGTGGTTGGTTAAGGATATTTACCGAACCCTGGCCTATTGGAGTAGGTGTCTTTGCTCTAACCATTACCAACTTATTTATGTTCATGTATGCCCGGGCCCTGGGCGTCTTTCCCCAAATGGCCATGTGGGGGAGCTGGCTTTATAATCTGGTGGGGATTAAAACTGAAAGCCCATTTATCCCTTACCCTGTAAAGCCTATTTATCTGGATATGCATAGCTTGATTGACATAGGTATCATAGCTGGTACCCTTGGGGCTTCTCTGTTGGCCCGTGAATTTAAAATTCGTAAAGAAGACTGGCAGGGTTATCTCTGGGGCGCTGCTGGGGGCATACTGATGGGTTTGGGTACTGTCCTGATGCCTCCATGTAATATAGGAGGATTCTGGGTAGCTACCATGGCCTTTTCTTTAAGCGGTCCCCTGTCTGCTGTAGGTCTTTTGCTGGGTGCTTATGTTGGAGGCAAAATTTTACAATATCAAATGCGTAAAGCCCTGCAAAAGCTTGATTTCACCACGGCGCCAAAGGGAGAAACGAAAGCGGCAGAAGTTTTATCCCGTCAACCCCAATGGGGAGTCCTGGTATTTTCCCTTTCACTTCTCATCGCTGTCATTTATTACATTGCAGGCATGCCCAAAAATACAGGTCTCTTTTTATTTGGGATTCTTTTTGGGCTGATTATCCAGCGTTCGCGTCTCTGCTTTGTAGCTGCCTTCCGTGAAATTTTGGTCAGCCGTGACGGTAAGGTTATGAAGTGGCTATTGCTGGGAATGGCTGTGGGAGCCATGGGTTTCGCCATCCTCAAGGCCCAGGGCTATCAGCCTGCGCATATGGTTTTTCCCGCAGGATGGCATAATATCGGGGGTGGCTTCATTTTTGGTATCGGCATGGTCCTGGCCGGAGGATGCGGTGTGGGTATCCTGGCGCGGAGCGGTGAAGGCTACACGCGTTCCTGGGTGGCGATTTTAACCGCCATGTTAACCTCTGGTGCCTGGGTACACATTTATGGCCAGAAGGTGGGACAGGGATGGCTATACGGGAAACCGGTATACCTGCCTCAATTATGGGGCTGGGGAGGGGCTCTGGCTTTTATCTACGGCTTCTTGCTGCTGTTCTACTTATTTATCCTCTGGGTGGAGGCTGGAAAGCATGAAAGAGCTTAA
- a CDS encoding CPBP family intramembrane glutamic endopeptidase, with protein MTGETEKIPWNLRQCLLVLLGMLAAGYGTALMVRFFASWLPLAYRYLLVGLAQGAAVLGGLHYFVRKKNGLGLEAVGLKAASLVRAIASGLGGGLVLFLLVVIVGSLLQFFLPDQAPQPFTELVINARQPRDLAIPLFLGAFLAPVTEELYFRGFLFPALKARYGFGRGLLGSGLIFALLHLDLVRFLPLALGGMGLAYLYERTGNILTPIVAHATWNTIMILLLYFTLRWV; from the coding sequence ATGACAGGAGAAACGGAGAAAATACCCTGGAATTTACGGCAGTGTCTTTTGGTATTACTGGGGATGCTGGCGGCAGGTTATGGTACGGCGTTAATGGTCCGATTCTTTGCTTCCTGGTTACCCCTGGCCTACCGTTACCTGTTGGTGGGCCTGGCCCAGGGAGCGGCCGTCCTGGGGGGACTGCATTATTTCGTGCGCAAGAAAAACGGCCTGGGATTGGAAGCTGTGGGTTTAAAAGCCGCTTCTTTGGTCCGGGCCATAGCTTCAGGCCTGGGAGGCGGCCTGGTTTTATTTTTACTGGTAGTTATTGTCGGCAGTCTGTTACAGTTCTTTTTACCCGACCAGGCCCCCCAGCCCTTTACCGAACTGGTCATCAACGCCCGGCAGCCCCGTGACCTGGCTATACCGCTATTTCTCGGTGCTTTTCTGGCTCCCGTTACGGAAGAACTCTATTTCCGGGGGTTTCTCTTCCCGGCCCTCAAAGCGCGCTACGGCTTCGGCAGGGGCCTTCTGGGGAGCGGCCTGATCTTCGCCCTCCTGCACCTGGACCTGGTGCGTTTCTTGCCGCTTGCACTCGGCGGCATGGGCCTGGCTTACCTTTATGAGCGGACAGGAAATATCCTCACCCCCATCGTTGCCCATGCTACCTGGAATACCATTATGATTCTCCTCCTTTATTTTACCCTGCGGTGGGTTTGA
- a CDS encoding glycoside hydrolase family 15 protein, which yields MPRELTLGNGRLLINFDAEFNMRDLYYPYVGWPNHIGGERNRLGCWVDGHFSWLGSREWEREVGYEADTLVGHCRARNNGMELEIIINNAVHFQEDIYLARITVHNMAGRSREVRLFFYHDFTLNESPIGDTVTYLPDQKVLLHYKRGLYLLINGRAGANIFFQYATGNKRFRGAEGTWRDAEDGWLEGHPIHHGSVDSTFSFRLQLAAGERGEITYWIVAAENFTVAGELNNRVLSQGVKNLLAATAAYWRGWVYKNGRDFADLPPAVVALYHRSLLVVRTQIDTRGAILAATDSDILAEARDHYGYCWPRDGALVANALDQAGYGELTASFFYYCSRVLEQDGFFYQKYNPDGSLGSSWLPPVHRGERILPIQEDETALVLWALGQSFRLGRNWGLIHDLYPALVRPAADFLVDYRDPDLGLPLPSYDLWEERRGIFAFTAAAVYAGLTAAADMARLAGDTGGEERYRRAAVEVGRGISEHLYSPDLGRFIRGVYREDDGRLVPDFTLDASLAALALLEAVPLADPRLTRTIAAVEEGLQVKTEIGGVARYTGDYYFRKSDNLQVAPGNPWFICTLWLAEWHALRAQNLNDLAAARGILTWAAERATPAGMLPEQLDPFTGEPLSVSPLTWSHATFVSAVEKYLGRRRQLLA from the coding sequence ATGCCGCGAGAACTGACCCTGGGGAACGGGCGTTTGTTGATTAATTTTGATGCTGAATTTAATATGCGTGACTTATATTACCCTTATGTTGGCTGGCCCAATCACATCGGCGGGGAAAGGAATCGCCTGGGCTGCTGGGTGGATGGCCATTTTAGCTGGCTGGGAAGCCGGGAGTGGGAGCGGGAGGTAGGGTATGAAGCGGATACCCTGGTAGGCCATTGCCGGGCCAGGAATAATGGAATGGAACTGGAAATAATTATCAACAACGCCGTTCATTTTCAAGAAGATATTTACCTGGCTCGAATCACGGTTCACAACATGGCCGGTCGCTCCCGGGAAGTGCGGCTGTTTTTTTATCATGATTTTACTTTAAATGAATCCCCCATCGGTGATACAGTGACTTACCTGCCGGACCAGAAGGTTTTACTTCATTATAAAAGGGGGCTCTACCTTTTAATCAATGGCCGCGCCGGGGCCAATATTTTTTTCCAGTATGCCACCGGTAACAAGCGTTTTCGCGGTGCCGAGGGCACCTGGCGGGATGCCGAGGACGGCTGGCTGGAAGGCCATCCCATCCACCACGGTTCGGTAGACAGTACCTTTAGCTTTCGCCTGCAGCTGGCCGCGGGAGAGAGGGGAGAGATTACCTACTGGATTGTGGCTGCCGAGAACTTTACGGTTGCCGGAGAGCTAAATAACCGGGTGCTGTCCCAGGGGGTAAAAAACTTGCTGGCAGCCACGGCGGCCTACTGGCGGGGCTGGGTCTATAAAAATGGACGCGACTTTGCCGATTTACCCCCGGCGGTAGTTGCCCTCTACCACCGCAGCCTCCTGGTCGTGCGCACCCAGATTGATACTAGGGGGGCGATCCTGGCGGCTACCGATAGCGACATCCTGGCGGAAGCCCGGGATCACTACGGCTATTGCTGGCCCCGAGATGGGGCCCTGGTAGCCAATGCCCTGGACCAAGCCGGCTATGGCGAGTTAACGGCCAGCTTTTTTTATTATTGCTCCCGGGTGCTGGAGCAGGACGGCTTTTTTTATCAAAAATACAATCCCGACGGCAGCCTGGGATCCAGCTGGTTACCGCCGGTGCACCGGGGTGAGCGCATTTTGCCCATCCAGGAAGATGAAACAGCCCTGGTCCTATGGGCCCTGGGCCAGTCCTTCCGCCTGGGGCGGAACTGGGGTCTCATCCACGACCTCTACCCGGCCCTGGTACGGCCGGCAGCCGATTTCCTGGTGGATTACCGCGATCCAGACCTGGGCCTGCCCCTGCCGAGCTATGACCTCTGGGAAGAGCGGCGCGGCATCTTTGCCTTTACTGCGGCTGCCGTCTACGCCGGGTTGACTGCCGCTGCCGATATGGCGCGCCTGGCCGGTGACACGGGCGGGGAAGAACGTTACCGGCGGGCGGCGGTGGAAGTCGGGAGGGGGATTAGCGAACACCTCTATTCCCCGGATCTGGGGCGTTTCATCCGGGGAGTTTACAGGGAAGATGACGGCCGCCTGGTGCCTGATTTTACCCTGGATGCCAGCCTCGCGGCCCTGGCCCTGCTGGAAGCGGTACCCCTGGCTGACCCGCGCCTGACCAGGACTATAGCGGCAGTGGAGGAAGGACTGCAGGTCAAGACGGAAATAGGAGGAGTGGCCCGCTATACCGGGGATTACTACTTCCGTAAAAGCGATAACCTCCAGGTGGCCCCGGGTAACCCATGGTTTATCTGTACCCTGTGGCTGGCCGAGTGGCACGCTTTACGGGCGCAAAATTTAAATGACCTGGCCGCGGCTCGCGGTATTCTTACCTGGGCGGCAGAACGGGCAACGCCGGCGGGGATGCTCCCGGAGCAACTGGACCCCTTTACCGGCGAACCCCTGTCGGTTTCTCCTTTAACCTGGTCCCATGCCACCTTTGTGAGCGCCGTAGAAAAATACCTCGGCCGGAGGCGGCAGTTGCTGGCATAA
- a CDS encoding DUF4912 domain-containing protein: MITFIALLIIAILAGALFWYRRRQAAQPAAKPLPVPAPAGRELPAKYGKDEVVLMVKDPYWLYAYWELSDAKKEELKRRFGPGAWEKSRPLLRVYDLTNHPYDFLQAPFFEIAITDMADNWYIHTGKPSSTFCVDLGRWFPEYGFVTIARSNIVTTPADKPSSVIDPLWPPLEACWQAVERYGKAKGFSSIQLVKTQK; encoded by the coding sequence ATGATAACCTTTATTGCCCTGTTAATCATAGCCATCCTGGCCGGGGCGCTCTTCTGGTACCGGCGCCGGCAGGCCGCCCAACCGGCTGCCAAACCCTTGCCAGTCCCAGCACCGGCAGGCCGGGAGTTGCCGGCAAAATATGGTAAAGATGAAGTTGTCCTCATGGTCAAGGACCCCTACTGGCTCTATGCCTACTGGGAATTAAGCGATGCCAAAAAGGAGGAACTTAAGCGTCGCTTTGGCCCGGGTGCCTGGGAAAAGTCCCGTCCTTTACTCAGGGTTTACGACCTTACCAACCACCCCTATGATTTTCTCCAGGCACCCTTTTTTGAAATAGCCATTACGGACATGGCCGACAACTGGTATATCCACACCGGTAAACCCTCCAGCACCTTTTGCGTTGACCTGGGACGCTGGTTTCCGGAATATGGTTTTGTTACCATAGCCCGGTCCAATATCGTCACTACCCCGGCCGATAAACCCAGCAGCGTTATTGACCCCTTATGGCCGCCCCTGGAAGCCTGCTGGCAGGCGGTGGAACGTTACGGTAAAGCAAAAGGTTTCAGCTCTATCCAGCTGGTAAAAACACAAAAATAA
- a CDS encoding helix-turn-helix transcriptional regulator, which translates to MMIKTKIKEYRAKYNMKQEELAALVGVRRETIGHLENGKYNPSLKLALDIAKVFHTTVEDIFEITEE; encoded by the coding sequence ATGATGATCAAAACCAAAATCAAGGAATACAGAGCCAAATACAATATGAAGCAGGAAGAATTGGCGGCTTTGGTCGGCGTAAGGCGTGAAACGATCGGCCATTTGGAAAACGGTAAATACAATCCGTCCTTAAAACTGGCGCTTGACATAGCAAAGGTTTTTCATACAACAGTCGAAGATATTTTTGAAATTACAGAAGAGTGA
- a CDS encoding DUF3796 domain-containing protein — protein MKNKLGYLSLLAVLGTLGFLTDNKAYLGFWGFLYYIRYFFVIPDELFKANVQKAATPAFFTGLASSAVTIMLRVLMNNDALPTLGMGLGMALSIFVFTVILMVCEIRESGSSL, from the coding sequence TTGAAAAACAAATTGGGTTATTTAAGTCTTCTTGCAGTATTAGGTACACTGGGTTTTTTAACGGATAATAAGGCATACCTAGGATTTTGGGGTTTTCTGTACTACATTCGGTATTTTTTTGTTATACCGGATGAATTGTTTAAAGCCAATGTTCAAAAAGCGGCAACACCCGCATTCTTTACTGGACTTGCATCATCGGCGGTTACGATTATGCTGAGGGTGTTGATGAATAATGATGCATTACCGACGCTTGGAATGGGGCTTGGAATGGCGTTGTCCATCTTCGTGTTCACCGTCATACTGATGGTGTGTGAGATAAGAGAAAGCGGTAGCAGTTTATGA
- a CDS encoding sulfurtransferase TusA family protein has product MKELNAVKVNDNHYQVDMRGWMCPYPKYAVATLLEKLPPASFLNLLVDCPSATKDVPDLAKNQGYDVQKVELLRDGEWMICISNK; this is encoded by the coding sequence ATGAAAGAGCTTAATGCGGTTAAGGTAAACGATAACCATTATCAGGTTGATATGCGCGGGTGGATGTGCCCGTATCCCAAGTACGCCGTTGCAACCCTCCTGGAAAAACTACCGCCGGCCAGCTTTTTAAACCTTTTAGTCGACTGTCCTTCCGCAACAAAGGACGTACCTGACCTGGCTAAAAATCAAGGGTATGATGTGCAGAAGGTCGAACTTCTGAGGGACGGGGAATGGATGATTTGTATAAGCAATAAATAA
- a CDS encoding sigma 54-interacting transcriptional regulator — MAGTARDFWGETFNALQQGMIYVDAVGHILVANSLAAAILGLAGRDLKGRRLTEVFPETRLAEVFTHRRPLQGTCFAAGGKNYRVDYFPDGQEGVLVLFTEEQPDAAYLQAINELYAALLDDFPLYLVVVNRQGVIVSINQMYAELLGQRADVLTGREIGDVLTFSRLPEVLATGRPVVGFEVQYAGKKLLLSEMPVKDAAGNLLGAVGKAMAVEDLAAAGLKDISRRLQVLEGKVLFYQQELASLHGEQDAWQGILGTSPAMVQLKKRAARVARGEANVLITGESGTGKELLAQAIHRASSRRNEPLIKINCAAIPENLLEAELFGYEEGAFTGAARGGKPGKFELADGGTIFLDEIGDLPLSMQPKLLRALQERSFERVGGRKTIKVDVRIIAATNQDLLALEAAGKFRRDLYYRLAVVTLNIPPLRERPEDIEVLTAAIIRRLNNRYGMAVRGLAPGVQELFYRYTWPGNVRELENVLEHAFNFLEPGEDIIRREHLPPAMQQVRDNEAGLELKEAVAEAEKAAIQRALAAAGGNKQEAARLLGIHPSGLYQKLKRYSIN; from the coding sequence ATGGCCGGGACTGCCAGGGATTTCTGGGGAGAAACCTTTAATGCGCTGCAGCAGGGAATGATCTATGTCGACGCCGTCGGTCACATCCTGGTGGCCAACTCCCTGGCTGCCGCCATCCTGGGGCTGGCCGGCCGGGATTTAAAGGGCCGGCGACTGACGGAGGTCTTTCCGGAGACGCGCCTGGCCGAGGTCTTTACCCACCGGCGCCCCCTCCAGGGAACCTGTTTTGCCGCCGGGGGTAAAAACTACCGCGTCGATTATTTCCCCGACGGCCAGGAGGGAGTCCTCGTTCTTTTTACGGAAGAACAGCCGGACGCAGCCTACCTTCAGGCCATTAATGAACTCTACGCCGCCCTCCTCGATGATTTTCCCCTCTACCTGGTGGTGGTTAATCGCCAGGGGGTAATCGTCAGTATCAACCAGATGTATGCCGAACTCCTGGGCCAGAGGGCTGATGTCCTTACAGGCCGGGAGATAGGAGATGTTTTAACCTTCAGCCGCCTGCCGGAGGTACTGGCTACTGGCCGGCCGGTAGTCGGCTTTGAGGTCCAGTATGCCGGCAAGAAACTGTTATTGTCGGAAATGCCTGTCAAAGATGCCGCCGGCAACCTTCTGGGTGCCGTAGGCAAGGCCATGGCAGTTGAAGACCTGGCTGCTGCAGGCCTAAAAGATATTTCCCGGCGCCTGCAGGTTTTAGAGGGCAAGGTCCTCTTTTACCAGCAGGAACTCGCGTCCCTCCATGGGGAACAGGACGCCTGGCAGGGGATACTGGGGACGAGCCCGGCCATGGTGCAGCTGAAAAAACGGGCAGCCCGGGTGGCCCGGGGCGAGGCTAACGTTTTAATTACCGGTGAGAGCGGTACCGGGAAGGAATTGCTGGCCCAAGCCATCCACAGGGCCAGTTCCCGCCGCAATGAACCTTTGATCAAAATCAACTGTGCGGCCATCCCGGAAAACCTGCTGGAAGCCGAGCTCTTTGGCTACGAGGAAGGGGCCTTTACCGGGGCGGCCCGGGGCGGCAAGCCCGGCAAGTTTGAGCTGGCCGATGGCGGCACCATATTCCTGGATGAAATCGGTGACCTGCCTTTGAGTATGCAGCCGAAGCTCCTCAGGGCTTTGCAGGAACGTTCCTTTGAGCGGGTCGGGGGACGTAAGACTATCAAGGTAGATGTGAGGATTATTGCTGCCACCAACCAGGATCTCCTGGCCCTGGAGGCGGCCGGCAAGTTTCGCCGCGACCTTTATTACCGCCTGGCGGTGGTGACCCTCAATATACCGCCCCTGCGGGAGCGGCCGGAAGATATCGAGGTTTTGACGGCGGCCATTATCCGGCGCCTCAATAACCGCTATGGGATGGCCGTCAGGGGCCTCGCCCCGGGGGTGCAGGAGCTATTTTACCGCTATACCTGGCCGGGCAATGTCCGCGAACTGGAGAATGTCCTGGAGCACGCCTTTAATTTCTTAGAGCCGGGGGAAGACATCATCCGCCGGGAACACCTGCCGCCGGCTATGCAACAGGTGAGGGACAACGAGGCCGGCCTGGAATTGAAGGAGGCCGTTGCAGAAGCGGAAAAGGCGGCTATCCAGAGGGCCCTGGCGGCTGCCGGGGGGAATAAGCAGGAGGCGGCAAGGCTTTTGGGCATTCATCCGTCCGGCCTCTACCAGAAATTGAAGCGCTACAGTATCAACTGA